One Streptococcus sp. DTU_2020_1001019_1_SI_AUS_MUR_006 DNA window includes the following coding sequences:
- a CDS encoding MurR/RpiR family transcriptional regulator has translation MNKQDISTIIDLHFEEMTDLEQEIARYFLQADTIHDDLSSQQVTQKLHISQAALTRFAKKCGFTGYREFIFKYLQQIDNLSVPQQDMNPLTQRVLRSYTNIREMSQELIDDDQLERIAQMIDQSERVYFFGTGSSGLVAREMKLRFMRLGVVCEALTDPDGFAWTTSIIDEKCLVFGFSLSGTTPSIIDSLLDAQDMGAKTVLFTSTPSKETQEFTETVLVASQSQASYIQRISAQLPMLILIDLLYAYFLEIDRESKEKIFNSYWENKKLNGYRRNRRSR, from the coding sequence ATGAACAAGCAAGACATCTCTACGATTATTGATCTTCACTTTGAAGAAATGACCGATTTAGAGCAAGAGATTGCCCGCTATTTTTTGCAGGCAGATACCATTCATGATGACTTGTCTTCTCAGCAGGTCACTCAAAAACTTCATATTTCTCAGGCCGCTCTCACTCGCTTTGCCAAAAAATGTGGCTTTACGGGTTATCGAGAGTTCATTTTCAAATACCTACAACAAATTGACAACCTTTCAGTCCCTCAGCAGGATATGAACCCCTTGACTCAACGAGTCTTGAGAAGTTATACAAATATCCGTGAAATGTCTCAAGAATTGATTGATGATGACCAACTGGAGCGCATTGCCCAAATGATTGATCAATCAGAACGCGTCTATTTTTTTGGGACTGGAAGTTCTGGCCTCGTTGCACGTGAGATGAAATTGCGTTTCATGAGACTTGGAGTCGTTTGTGAGGCTTTGACAGATCCAGATGGTTTCGCCTGGACAACCAGTATCATCGATGAAAAATGTTTGGTCTTTGGCTTTTCCCTTTCAGGAACAACTCCATCCATCATTGACAGTCTACTAGACGCTCAAGATATGGGGGCTAAAACTGTTCTTTTTACTAGTACGCCTAGCAAGGAAACTCAGGAATTTACAGAAACTGTACTGGTAGCAAGCCAGAGTCAGGCTTCCTATATCCAACGCATTTCTGCCCAACTTCCTATGTTGATCTTAATTGATCTACTCTATGCTTATTTCCTAGAAATTGACCGTGAGAGTAAAGAAAAAATCTTTAACAGTTATTGGGAAAATAAAAAACTAAATGGCTATCGTAGAAATAGAAGGTCTAGATAA